A stretch of Glandiceps talaboti chromosome 18, keGlaTala1.1, whole genome shotgun sequence DNA encodes these proteins:
- the LOC144449135 gene encoding histone H3 codes for MARTKQTARKSTGGKAPRKQLATKAARKSAPATGGVKKPHRYRPGTVALREIRRYQKSTELLIRKLPFQRLVREIAQDFKTDLRFQSSAVMALQEASEAYLVGLFEDTNLCAIHAKRVTIMPKDIQLARRIRGERA; via the coding sequence ATGGCACGTACCAAGCAAACCGCACGTAAATCTACTGGTGGCAAGGCCCCACGTAAGCAACTGGCAACGAAGGCTGCCCGTAAGAGCGCCCCAGCCACAGGAGGAGTGAAGAAGCCACATCGTTACAGGCCAGGAACCGTCGCTCTCCGTGAGATCCGTCGTTACCAGAAGAGCACTGAGCTTCTCATCCGTAAACTTCCATTCCAGCGTCTGGTCCGTGAAATCGCCCAGGACTTCAAGACCGATCTCCGCTTCCAGAGCTCCGCCGTCATGGCCCTCCAAGAAGCCAGCGAAGCTTACCTCGTCGGTCTCTTCGAAGACACCAACTTGTGCGCTATCCACGCCAAGCGTGTCACCATCATGCCCAAGGATATCCAACTTGCCCGCCGTATCCGTGGCGAGCGTGCTTAA
- the LOC144449472 gene encoding serine racemase-like: protein MQNISPQIKVRAVKGYGATVVECEPGEKAREDMKDKVAKEQDAVFISSSQHPDVIAGQGTMGVELLEQVPDLDAIVAPVSGGGMIAGICIAAKHIKPSIKIYAAEPLNADDCAKSFAAGERIPLPGPPDTVADGLKTSVGYNTWPIIKDNVEDVITVTEEEIIHATKLMWERVKLCIEPSSGTAVAAVLSDKFKALPADIKKVGVVLSGGNLDLSKLSSWF from the exons ATGCAAAATATTTCACCTCAGATTAAAGTGAGGGCCGTCAAAGGTTATGGTGCTACTGTGGTTGAATGTGAACCTGGTGAAAAG gcccGGGAAGACATGAAAGATAAGGTTGCCAAAGAACAGGATGCTGTTTTTATTTCCTCATCTCAACATCCTGATGTCATTGCTGGTCAGGGTACAATGGGTGTAGAACTGTTAGAGCAG GTTCCAGATCTTGATGCTATTGTGGCACCAGTTTCTGGTGGAGGTATGATTGCTGGAATTTGCATAGCTGCAAAG CATATAAAACCAAGCATCAAGATCTATGCAGCTGAACCACTTAATGCCGATGATTGTGCCAAATCATTTGCTGCGGGTGAACGTATCCCACTACCTGGACCACCAGATACAGTTGCAGATGGTCTCAAGACTTCAGTTGGTTACAACACTTGGCCAATCATCAAAGATAATGTTGAAGATGTTATAACCGTCACTGAGGAGGAAATTATT CATGCAACTAAACTGATGTGGGAGAGAGTTAAGCTATGTATTGAACCATCTTCTGGTACTGCAGTGGCAGCCGTCCTATCTGACAAGTTCAAAGCACTTCCAGCAGACATCAAGAAAGTTGGTGTTGTCCTATCTGGTGGTAATCTGGACCTCTCCAAACTGTCATCTTGGTTCTAA
- the LOC144449347 gene encoding sulfotransferase 2A8-like: MATHYSEGQQNIAESTLYKFQYQGVYLPFYTDEHKLKSGVLAKFPWHESDVAVVGYLKSGTTWLLNALQHIQTFNMMSYGDSTEAIYLDWMIADPATLPGAYRKSATKLQAGEFNYKSPRLIRSHLPLHLFPWEQTSKQNVKLIYLTRNPKDVCVSSYHYFKKMYHGKGSVDWKGTLNEFMNGRTIYGPWLQHVIGWKKVGIEDNVLHLSYEDMQECFRDAVRKLGTFLQVNLSDEEIDKIEKFCAVDEMRKSIHKNLILDDTVFKGEAHEFIRKGIVGDWKNHFLVAQNEVFDKEIVAKLEEEGIFMKY; this comes from the coding sequence atggcaacacattaCTCTGAGGGGCAACAAAACATTGCCGAATCCACACTGTATAAATTCCAATATCAAGGTGTGTATCTTCCATTCTACACTGACGAGCACAAACTCAAGTCTGGTGTACTTGCCAAATTTCCATGGCATGAGTCTGATGTGGCTGTTGTCGGCTACCTGAAATCGGGTACAACGTGGCTACTAAATGCCTTACAACATATCCAGACCTTTAACATGATGAGTTATGGTGACAGTACAGAAGCAATTTATCTTGACTGGATGATAGCTGATCCAGCCACTTTACCTGGTGCATATAGGAAATCAGCAACTAAACTCCAAGCCGGGGAATTTAACTACAAATCACCTAGATTGATCCGGTCTCATTTGCCACTACATTTGTTTCCATGGGAACAGACCAGCAAGCAGAATGTAAAGCTCATCTACCTTACCAGAAATCCAAAAGACGTCTGTGTATCGTCATACCATTACTTTAAGAAAATGTACCATGGAAAGGGATCAGTTGATTGGAAAGGAACACTTAATGAATTTATGAACGGACGGACGATCTACGGGCCATGGCTGCAACATGTCATTGGATGGAAGAAAGTTGGTATTGAAGACAACGTCTTGCATTTATCGTATGAAGACATGCAAGAATGTTTCAGAGATGCGGTTCGTAAGTTAGGAACATTCCTGCAAGTCAATTTGTCTGATGAAGAGATTGATAAGATTGAGAAGTTTTGCGCTGTAGATGAAATGAGAAAGTCTATCCACAAGAATCTTATATTAGATGATACTGTTTTCAAAGGGGAAGCACACGAATTTATAAGGAAGGGAATTGTTGGTGATTGGAAGAATCATTTCCTAGTTGCTCAGAATGAAGTATTCGACAAAGAAATAGTTGCAAAACTTGAAGAAGAAGgtatattcatgaaatattaa
- the LOC144449346 gene encoding uncharacterized protein LOC144449346 yields MASDVDIVRVTESQLREIADKLADQRPKSALKEDKMQKTGDEKNGKGNDGRKRREPRRPAMTFYQPGVTRLTRRGDSTTSVDSKVKAEQGATKRDDVDKTDRYSEDDVNSQVYENVTIRSPTSPTITSPRSPTSPTITSPRSPTSPKEESRNRKQNIKSKKPDRVVYTVRNRVQKTREQEEGEGEGEEEGFKKERGTNCFQ; encoded by the exons ATGGCGTCAGATGTTGATATTGTTCGAGTAACCGAATCGCAACTACGAGAAATTGCAGATAAACTAGCCGATCAGAGACCTAAATCCGCTTTGAAAG AAGATAAAATGCAGAAAACTGGTGATGAGAAAAATGGGAAGGGAAATGATGGACGAAAGAGAAGGGAGCCAAGACGACCAGCAATGACCTTTTATCAACCAGGTGTCACAAGACTCACTCGAAGGGGTGACTCTACCACTTCAGTTGATAGCAAAGTCAAGGCTGAGCAGGGTGCTACAAAAAGGGATGATGTTGATAAAACTGATAGATATAGTGAAGATGATGTCAACAGCCAAGTATATGAAAATGTAACTATAAGAAGTCCCACAAGTCCCACTATAACCAGTCCAAGAAGTCCTACAAGTCCCACTATAACCAGTCCAAGAAGTCCCACAAGTCCCAAAGAAGAGAGTAGGAACaggaaacaaaacataaaaagtAAGAAGCCTGATAGAGTTGTGTACACTGTAAGGAATCGAGTACAGAAAACAAGAGAACaggaggagggggagggggagggggagg AGGAAGGATTCAAGAAAGAAAGAGGCACCAATTGCTTTCAGTGA
- the LOC144448794 gene encoding telomerase-binding protein EST1A-like — protein MLDQVGEIVVTLSSGLDLSDQERLPDHPEIKSRKPYHRKIPERFRTESTSSDISINSSEDVMCIPQYDDLETDFHVARPSVSQPESHASARRGRGHAAKTTRQKREDDFVYSGQSFVIERTENWDEEFDDEPVQKKGTKKLAFPEKDQSSRSSPSRNAQHKQQHATSSSRVKDPKATDHHKARNRSEEKSERIQERGGRRRDERVVEKHGSEKDSLNDNKRGKLNVTFNDHVREVKVPAEEGGRRNRRSPVGSRDAGDSRTSAREMPRKPRVDHHEEFLKPTSPTAKGGGIIHLPQNVHLSSSPTSDGYHRGVPPPHHEQHGRGHRGRGRGNDHSRLWDPSKPEQKPIANSRTHPQPLQFHDPEFDRYPDPEWHYPRESEFQPPQGAYPPRNYYSDYPSLNPGQKYPEHGHPERQYQDVTPYVNQGQYPYPYYEPGYGYPQPKDDRSWSDQMESAMPYYPPPPPAATRSPTYSDQRQDYGRGDDSTLQMVKARNKDSAHRLFSHSEVLEIQLSNLLSRRFQSTENIDSLFKLRMELEQVYEGIILLDVNTANKRNIEMFLWKNAYYQVIECFRKQVNAPESESEDFAIKERLLKLIDQGTSFFESLINKLQETYHFKLSEMAGIDPIQDKKKQETPRETELRLGLQHCQKCMVYLGDLARYKEQAQTTNNYGKARSWYLKAAQIAPSHGKAYNQLAILAVYTRRKLDAVYYYMRSLASRVPSASARESLTTLFEEARRKAEHTEKKQKEAEMERRQSRRQKKNINEDVPFRIEMWVSHDGSIMSSEANVEDEVSGHCDLSKLSPVELNKRFVLNFLHVHGKLFTKIGMEKFPEVAHLMLQEFQALLDHSPSPLGNTRLLQLMAINVFAIQNTALKDPVSDSIRSFIQEQAIQLGLDMFSVIVSRCVQLLKENDNNIDNKSGLLGEDLHEYLPSVKVWGDWMGCNQMLWNPPPDCCAPEHSISVDLWSCLAELFNLLKVLDKSKVAIISEPKEGYEMIVLNEDLMMAGFSALTTLPMTPQYVDKQSDKILVEDTCRVAYLLLFSELLCGLENPLLTYSVEKECYVSLGPTRAQSEKVDSEKDISSSLSQEEDDVIIESSADEAELEDDVNAKDIRRLKAQKNALKKRVKEEQRRKEHIEAVVESHRGAKPVALEIRPFHLVPDTNAFIDNLKGIQTVVDSGRYILIVPLVVINELDGLAKGSREDDVMRAAHSGRVQQGAKAAINYLEGEFDMYNNRIRAVTSRGTELDTIQYRREDPEGQVGNNDDVILSCCLFYCDDKARSFMPQNKDDPIKLFRDVVLLTDDRNLRVKAHIRNVPARGIPDFLVWAKLVNR, from the exons ATGTTAGATCAGGTCGGAGAGATTGTAGTGACACTGTCCAGTGGGCTGGATTTGAGTGATCAAGAAAGACTACCTGATCACCCAGAAATAAAATCTAGGAAACCCTATCACAGGAAAATACCAGAAAGATTCCGAACTGAAAGTACAAGCAGTGACATCAGCATCAACAGCAGTGAAGATGTTATGTGTATACCACAGTATGATGATTTGGAAACTGACTTTCATGTTGCTAGACCATCTGTCTCTCAACCAGAATCACATGCGAGTGCAAGGAGAGGAAGGGGGCATGCAGCCAAGACTACACGTCAAAAGCGAGAAGATGATTTTGTTTACAGTGGCCAAAGTTTTGTGATAGAAAGAACTGAAAATTGGGACGAGGAATTTGATGACGAACCTGTCCAAAAGAAGGGAACAAAGAAACTGGCATTTCCAGAAAAGGATCAGAGTTCAAGGAGTAGTCCATCTAGAAATGCacaacataaacaacaacatGCTACTTCAAGTTCAAGGGTAAAAGACCCCAAAGCAACTGATCATCACAAAGCAAGGAACCGATCAGAAGAGAAAAGTGAAAGAATACAAGAAAGAGGTGGGCGTAGAAGGGACGAAAGGGTAGTTGAGAAACATGGTTCCGAGAAAGATTCACTCAATGACAATAAAAGGGGAAAATTGAATGTCACTTTTAATGATCATGTTAGGGAAGTCAAAGTTCCAGCAGAGGAAGGTGGAAGAAGGAATAGAAGATCTCCTGTTGGGTCAAGAGATGCTGGAGATTCAAGAACAAGTGCCAGGGAAATGCCAAGAAAGCCTAGAGTTGACCACCATGAAGAGTTTCTAAAACCTACTAGTCCTACTGCCAAAGGAGGGGGCATCATTCACTTGCCACAGAATGTCCATCTCAGTAGTTCCCCCACTAGTGATGGTTACCATCGTGGTGTACCACCACCACATCATGAACAGCATGGCAGAGGTCACCGAGGTAGAGGTAGAGGTAATGACCACAGCAGATTGTGGGATCCTAGTAAACCAGAACAAAAGCCTATCGCCAATAGTAGAACACATCCACAACCACTACAGTTCCATGATCCCGAATTTGATAGATATCCTGACCCTGAATGGCACTACCCTAGGGAATCTGAATTCCAACCTCCTCAGGGAGCTTACCCACCTAGAAACTATTACTCGGACTATCCCTCGCTGAATCCTGGACAGAAATACCCAGAGCATGGTCACCCAGAAAGACAATATCAAGATGTTACACCGTATGTGAATCAGGGGCAATACCCGTATCCATATTATGAACCAGGATATGGATACCCCCAGCCAAAAGATGACAGATCCTGGTCAGATCAAATGGAAAGTGCAATGCCATATTATCCTCCGCCGCCACCTGCAGCTACAAGATCACCAACCTATAGTGATCAGAGGCAGGATTATGGAAGGGGAGATGATAGCACCTTGCAGATGGTGAAAGCTAGGAATAAAGATTCTGCTCATAGACTGTTTAGTCATTCTGAAGTGTTAGAAATACAGCTGAGTAACCTACTATCCAGGCGATTTCAAAGCACAGAAAATATTGACTCGCTGTTCAAACTCAG GATGGAATTAGAACAAGTGTATGAAGGAATAATTCTACTTGATGTAAACACTGCCAACAAACGGAATATAGAAATGTTTTTGTGGAAGAATGCTTACTATCAAGTTATAGAGTGCTTCAGAAAACAAGTTAATGCACCAGAGAGTGAGAGTGAAGACTTCGCAATCAAAGAAAGGCTTTTGAAACTCATTGATCAG GGAACATCATTCTTTGAAAGTCTAATCAACAAACTGCAAGAAACTTATCACTTTAAATTGAGCGAAATGGCTGGAATTGATCCAATTCAAGACAAAAAGAAGCAGGAAACACCACGA GAAACAGAGCTTAGGTTGGGCTTACAACATTGCCAGAAGTGTATGGTCTATCTAGGTGATTTAGCAAGATATAAAGAACAAGCTCAGACTACCAACAACTATGGAAAGGCCCGGAG TTGGTATTTGAAAGCTGCACAGATTGCTCCTTcacatggtaaagcatacaaccaATTGGCCATCCTGGCTGTCTATACG AGGAGGAAATTAGATGCTGTGTATTACTACATGAGGAGTTTAGCATCACGTGTGCCATCTGCCTCAGCAAGGGAAAGTCTGACCACCTTATTTGAAGAAGCTAGGCGGAAA GCTGAACACACAGAGAAGAAACAAAAAGAAGCAGAGATGGAGAGGAGACAAAGCAGGAGACAGAAGAAGAATATTAATGAGGATGTACCATTTCGTATTGAGATGTGGGTGTCACATGATGGCAGCATTATGTCCAGTGAGGCTAATGTAGAGGATGAAGTCAGTGGTCACTGTGATTTGAGTAAACTATCACCTGTTGAA CTCAACAAAAGATTTGTACTTAATTTCCTCCATGTACATGGTAAACTGTTCACAAAAATTGG CATGGAGAAATTTCCAGAGGTAGCTCACCTTATGCTGCAAGAGTTCCAAGCATTACTGGACCACTCTCCCTCACCATTGGGCAATACTAGATTACTACAACTGATGGCGATCAATGTGTTTGCTATACAAAACACTGCACTCAAAG ATCCAGTGTCTGATAGCATAAGGTCCTTCATCCAAGAACAAGCCATACAGTTGGGACTTGACATGTTTAGTGTTATAGTGTCAAGATGTGTTCAACTATTGAAAG aaaatgataataatattgacaacaaGTCTGGTCTACTTGGGGAAGATCTCCATGAGTATCTGCCAAGTGTGAAAGTTTGGGGTGACTGGATGGGATGTAATCAAATGCTGTGGAACCCACCTCCTGACTGCTGTGCCCCAGAACACAG TATATCAGTGGATCTCTGGTCGTGTTTAGCGGAGCTGTTTAATCTACTCAAGGTACTAGACAAATCAAAAGTGGCAATCATCTCGGAACCAAAAGAAG GTTATGAAATGATAGTACTGAATGAAGATTTAATGATGGCAGGATTTTCAGCACTGACCACATTACCTATGACACCGCAGTACGTTGATAAACAAAGTGATAAG ATTCTGGTTGAAGATACTTGCCGTGTTGCGTATTTACTGCTCTTTAGTGAGCTCTTGTGTGGACTAGAGAATCCACTGTTGACGTACAGTGTCGAAAAAGAGTGCTATGTATCACTTGGACCAACTAGAGCTCAGAGTGAGAAAGTTGATAGCGAGAAAGACATCAGTAGCAGCTTGTCACAG GAAGAAGATGATGTGATTATAGAGAGCAGTGCTGATGAAGCAGAGCTTGAAGATGATGTAAACGCCAAAGATATTAGGAGATTGAAAGCTCAGAAAAATGCCCTAAAGAAGCGTGTGAAGGAGGAACAGAGACGAAAAGAACATATAGAG GCAGTAGTTGAAAGTCATAGAGGAGCTAAACCAGTAGCTTTAGAGATAAGACCATTCCACCTGGTACCAGATACCAATGCCTTTATCGACAATTTGAAAGGAATTCAAACTGTGGTCGACTCTGGAAGATACATCTTAATTGTGCCTTTAGTTG TAATTAATGAACTTGATGGATTAGCCAAAGGTAGTAGAGAGGATGATGTTATGAGAGCTGCACATTCTGGCAGAGTACAGCAAGGAGCTAAGGCTGCCATCAATTACTTGGAAGGAGAGTTTGATATGTACAATAATAGAATACGGGCTGTTACAAGTAGAGGAACAGAATTAGATACCATACAGTACAGAAGAGAAGATCCTGAAGGCCAAGTT GGTAATAACGATGATGTCATCCTGTCATGCTGCTTGTTTTACTGTGATGACAAGGCAAGGTCCTTTATGCCACAAAACAAAG ATGATCCAATCAAACTGTTCCGAGATGTCGTACTTCTAACTGATGACCGCAACTTGCGAGTCAAAGCACACATTCGCAATGTACCAGCTAGAGGTATACCTGACTTCCTTGTATGGGCCAAGTTAGTGAATCGTTGA